From the Argentina anserina chromosome 3, drPotAnse1.1, whole genome shotgun sequence genome, the window caaataatagtgtcAAAGTCCGTCAACTTTCCGTATCGATAACTCCATCAATAAATGTCCAAATTAGGCAAGTGATGAGTCTatgttcaaggatttttcGTAAGGAATCCAATCGTATAAGTCATACAGTCTAGTTCAAAGTAATTGAGTCcaaaaaagttcaaacacagtagcagTGCAGAAATcgatcatcaagttatcatcttaGATGTCTACATATTCTACTTGTAACAAACATTTTGTCATTTCTTCTGAAACTTTCCAGATTAAAGGTAGATATCTTATACTTTAATTGGATATAAAGTTTGTGGAAAATGGTTTagaaatgagtgagatatgagtttttaaagttgtgagtgctacaaaagattttcagtgagtttattaactgtaactttgattagccataacttatccatttctaaacatttttgagtgattAAAAAGCCTAAATTGAAGCAGTTTACATGAAAAATTTAATTCTATTGTTACCATGGACAAACTCAGATGTTATAAAATacgaaaatataactcttaccaaaacatggtcttttccattttatccttagctatgcactttgataaatcttaaaagacaaaagattATAATGATGTAAGATGTACTTACCTTGAAGTTTCAAGGGTGAAATGAAAGTTTTGATGCGGATCCAAAGTTTGATTATTTTAGTGAAGAAGAAACTTGTTTAAGAGATAAAGAGTGAAGGCTAGAATTTTAGGTTGAGAAACATTGAatggttgagttttctatcaactaagggaactctagacttgcattatttctgattttgaagtgtgaagGAAAACTTGAGGCAACTCACAACTATAAATAGGCCAAGAAGGAACAAAAAAGTTCAATTCTCACCCAccattctcaataattaatattgagtgatGGCCTAACTAGTTAGTGTGGTTGttggcaaagaaaaaaaaagtgtgatggtgtaaaacataaaaataaatcagctaGGTTTAAAACATATTGGCataaggattatatatatatatatatgtagatataacaaacacatttatatatgttattctaaaaagtaaaggaatttagtatattattttcataaggttttcaatatatttgcactatctaacactaatataatgcataaaagataatactattagtattagtcttaaactcgattacaaagtatcgagtatacgcaagaatatgagctaacgtattcaaatcgtggtctaatacttacaaaaagaaattttctatcTTTGAAAGTATAGCCTTAGCATCATAGGTTTCTAAAaagaaatattagaagaaaacttgaattaattctaagttaatataaccttagagtattaaatagtaaatactaattTTTGGGATATTACATTAAACCTCGATGGTGTTTCCGTAAGAACCTTACCTTTCAGACTGCCATGGACGAGAAATTGTCTGTAATCAGTTGTTGGAATAATCACATTACTAGTTGCATTGACAGTTATCTTCGTTCTCAAATTTGTATTGATAGTTATATTTTAAGCAATAAGTGACAATTATAGTGATAGTTACATTTGTAGAGAAAAACAGAAATAGTAATAAAAGCAGGACTTCCAATATCAAACCTAGAAAAGATGGTAGTGATTTAACTATAGCCGCTTGCTtaattcattattattataattgaTAATATCAGCCTACTTTGCCAAGAGGTGGCAGGAGCGCAACGACCTAGCCCAACCTACTTAAACAACCTAATGGCTTGGCCCGGtctgaaggaagaagaaagtagACCTTGTAGAGTAGAGAAGCGGATAGGAGGGGTAGCCTATAGACTCAAGCGATCAGCTCGGTGAAAACTCACCCCGTATTCCTATTTCGGCCGCCGGACCGGTGATCAGAACCCTAGAGCCTAGCTGGCAGGCAATCCGGTCTGATAGCCTCACTGCTTGCTCGGGTGTCACCATTAATGCCACCCACGGTAGCTTGCCTAAATGATAAAGACGTTATGTTTCTAGCGCACATTCCTACATTGAAGGAAGAGCTAGACACATCTCCCAATGCGCCTATAAATAGGCTGCTTAAACCATCTAAAAAATGTAACGTATTCCCAAGTCATTAACTCTCGAACTTAAATTATGTATCAGATTCTAACTTAAGCTTCGGAGTGTCAAAGATCAGCGCACCGCTGACCCTTTGATTTTGACTCGTGTTGTGTGCAGGTCCCAATGAGCTGACACATCAAAATATAAAGCTACGAGGTTAGGTCCCCCGAATTTAACTCCCGTAACAGTATTTATAATCATCCACCCAAAAACGGAAGCACAAATTTCTCAGGGTAAACCTAAGCAGACTTCACACACAacaaatgaaattgaaaaatttGTATAAAGAAAGCATCCAGAATATTGCCCAGTAAAGAGTGCAGAAGAGGCAGGACACAGAAAGTTATGCACCATGCAGTCTATGACATGAGCTGCCATATGACGATGAGAGTTTGGACACTAGAGACGTCGAGTTGATGAATCAGTGAAACTTTTCCAAGATAAATTAAAAACTGTCGAGTTAGAAGTGATCTTATGGTACATGCCACACCTTGGGATCCAAAATTTGGTACATAAATTTGGAAACCCCCCGCATTCTTCTGAATAGAGTTTGCTAGCTTTCCTTTGAATTATTTTGCTCCGCAAGCCAACTAAACTTGTCTCATAAAGCTTTCGTAGACTTCCATACAGCAAAATTGAAGTACAATAGCCAATGGACACAAGAGTTTTGATGCATGGTTGAATTTTACATGAGAAGGCAACATAGTATAGcatttatgtattattcaaaaaTCTTCAGAAACAACTAATCCGTCAATGCACAAGTGAAAATGTCTTCATAAATAAGTCTGGTATAAACATATTTACAAGCATATGATGATATCTAGATCTAAATAGTAGAGCATTCTGTAGTTTCTTTATTACGAATCAGATCTTACTCAGCAATGCCCTTTCCAAATGTAAAAGGATTATCCACTAGAATCCAGCGGTGTATGGCAGAGCATGACAAACCATAACTTCTGGGAACTGGCATGGAAAAGAGAGAATTCCACCTACCATGAAATAGAAATTTTCATAAGTTCACAATCGTCACAAACAATTGCAATCTCAGCAGAACAGCCAACAATTGAAGCTAAACATATATTAGGAACCCAtacattaataataataataataataataataatcacaCAACAATTACATAAAAAGCAGGGATGAACAGATTCAACGaactgaaaacaaaataaaatggcATTAAGAAGATCTCGTTTTCATTAATAAGTAGGTAAAAATATTCGAATGCACAAAGTAGATTTATGAAAAATACAGGACCTACTGGTTAGGCAGCCGCAATATAGTGATTTTTTCACCTAAAATGATGATTTAAATTATCTCTACCCAAAAGGCTGACTTTCcacgaaaaagaaagaagaggtccAAGGGTTCCTTACCATACGTTTGGCGATTGGTGGAACCCTTAATATCAACCATTCAACCCACATCCCAAAAGAGAAGGAAAATTGATCCAAATTATTTGATAAACATTCTTCCTTATCTACCCTCTCAGTGAGTGCTTTCTTATAACATGTTGTCAGACCAGGaaatatttttcaataatGTGCAAGAATATGAAAACCTCCCCAATTCAATGGTTGGTCAAAAACACATGGATAGAAAAGGAGTAGCTGCTGCAACTAAATTATTAGCCACACTAGAATCGATTCCTTGCACACAAGTCTCGTTGGGCATGGAAGATGGAGCATGACTGAATATAGAGATATGAATTCCTTCTTAAATCTAGACAGGCGAACATCATTAAGCCTGTAGAGTACCAGATTTATCTGTTCCTTTTTAAATCTAGACCACGCTAACCTCATACCTGCCTGTAGAGTACCAGATTTATCTGTCATATATAAACTGAAGTTGCACGAGGAGGGGTTTCCTTtatgaaacaaaaatcaagGACAAACACTTTATTTTATGCCATAAAAACGTTTTTAGAGCATAAGTCCTTGGGTTGAGATGAGATAAATAAAATCCATCTGAAGGAACACAAGTACCGAGCATTTTACATTACTGACACATCTACTTCCATGGAACACAGACCTAGACAGTTGTGTGTACATATTTATGATTGGATAGAAAATCCATCCCTACAATCTTCTTATACCAAATGGTGTACCAATACACTACGCCGCATTAtccagagaagaagaaaacacaAACTCAGATACAATACATCTGAACATGTTAAGCACTAAATAGGGTATGCACTTCGTTAGAAAACACCAAGACAAAAACACAAAACCTACAGAAAGAAAGTACAATAACATTTCACCACAAGAAGTCACAGggaaacaaaaagagaaaatctATCCAATTACAGAGTTAAACTGCAGAATTCAAAATTCAGTAATGTAGTATcaacaaagaaacaaataatTGCATACCTTACCTTATAAGAAATTGCTTCAACTTTAATCGATCGCCGAATAACTTCTAATTTGAACTAGAACCTGCAGCACAGGTTGCTTGCATATTTTGCTCACTCAAAGAATTTTGACCACCATTCTCTGCTATCCGCCTATTTTCTGATTCAGAAACTGAACTATTTACACTATCTGATCCAGAAGCACCATTGAATCTATTATTTTCTCTTGTTTCCAGATGCTCCATCATGCGTGATACTGTTGCAATGCCATCATCAACCTCCCTTCTAACTTCAGGACCAACGTCAGAAACAGAACTATTGCGAGAGAACAATCTCTCCTTCCAACCTCTTGTGCTCTTTGAAATTGACTCTTTGTATCTAACAGAAATAAATTTACACCCATTTAAAAGAATAAAGAGTAATAATTAAAcatttcaaacaaaagaactgAAGTACATGCATACTTCATTGATACTGCATTGAATCGAGCCTTCAGATTTTCTGAGAATGATTGTAAATCTGATGGCCCAGCTCGATCTTGGCTACTTGGTGATGACTGGCTAGGAGACCTCCTATAAAAAATCACCATTTGAATAATAGTAAGTTAACCATAAAACATAATAAGTTGTGATTTTATGCACCCATTAATCAATAACAGAAGCACATAGCACCTCGTAGTCAGGGAAGACCCATGTTGATTATTTAGTGGGACACTTGATCCAGATGCTGAGGCAGAAACATGACCAGATTGGGAAGGTCTTGAAGTAGTCACTCGAGAAGTTACTTCTCCCGCATTCATAGGGGGCGATGGAGAAGTTACTGCATTGGAAGGAGCTTGCTCACCCTCTCTCATCTGATCTGGGGAGGAAGAAGCTGTGGCAGGAGGATGAGTAGAGAAGACCAGGAATTGTGGGCGACCTTGACCTGATGACCTATTTCTCTGGCCCTCCCTTCTGGCAATATGGCGAGCCCGACCCATTGCAGCCGCAGCAGCTAAGTGTTGAATTATACGCTCTTCAAGTTCAGCATCATTCACGCCCACTGGTAACTGCAACAGAGACAAAAATATGTGATCTTTTGAATATGATCCGGCTCAAATAGGTTCATATTAGATCTGAATTGGATGGTACAAAGGTCGTGTACACACATGTTGTAGTTCAAAATCGCCAAGAGTTGGATGATGGAATATTGCAGTACTTCGAGGTGGGTTAGATCTAACACTTCTCTCGCGTTCTACACCCTCAAACAGTTCCTGGCTGGAAACGagaagaaaattaagtaaactTTTTTCAAGCAATAGTAGCAAGAAATAACAGAAATGACCAGGAAAAAATTATAAACCTGGTGGGATCTTTTAAGCTGATGGGCTGCCAGCACATAGGGCACTGAGAGCTTCTCTGACACCtagaaaattgaaacaaatatCAAATTGAGAGTAATATTTTAATATCATTCAATTGAAGCTCTTTAAGTTTTTCATGAATTTTGAGCATAAACTCCAAACTGACAAGAAAACATTATCATATTCTACTTCAGTTACT encodes:
- the LOC126789047 gene encoding E3 ubiquitin-protein ligase RHF2A isoform X3; amino-acid sequence: MEVPPGMEESGKSEANLTSAAAFVEGGIQEACDDACSICLEAFCDSDPSTLTGCKHEFHLQCILEWCQRSSQCPMCWQPISLKDPTSQELFEGVERERSVRSNPPRSTAIFHHPTLGDFELQHLPVGVNDAELEERIIQHLAAAAAMGRARHIARREGQRNRSSGQGRPQFLVFSTHPPATASSSPDQMREGEQAPSNAVTSPSPPMNAGEVTSRVTTSRPSQSGHVSASASGSSVPLNNQHGSSLTTRRSPSQSSPSSQDRAGPSDLQSFSENLKARFNAVSMKYKESISKSTRGWKERLFSRNSSVSDVGPEVRREVDDGIATVSRMMEHLETRENNRFNGASGSDSVNSSVSESENRRIAENGGQNSLSEQNMQATCAAGSSSN